From Rhizobium sp. NZLR1, a single genomic window includes:
- a CDS encoding carbon-nitrogen hydrolase family protein has translation MTENGNFKRRVRARAAKTGESYTTARMHLLPSSAEDVAPEVRRLRLAVAQTTHADDPRDIDKLRRSGQEIRLLMRQARQAGARLVHFPEGATSAPNKRIMSEIGPREIGPSDWRRFEWAVLREELDATRRLARELELWTVIGSVHPLTEPHRPHNSLYVVSDHGELVTRYDERLLSNTKISFMYTPGSIPVTFEVDGIRFGCALGMECHYPEIFSEYERLDVHCVLFSTTGGSPATEPSFAAEAQGHAASNSYWVSFSIPAHPGQADPASSAIVAPGGRWAAQCPTDGTAAISVADIDDNPGDLSRPWRRKARSGLYEPHRVAGDPRSDGRDMF, from the coding sequence ATGACTGAGAATGGAAATTTCAAGCGGCGGGTGCGTGCGCGCGCCGCCAAGACGGGTGAATCCTATACCACCGCCCGCATGCATCTGCTGCCCAGCTCGGCGGAAGACGTAGCGCCCGAGGTGAGGCGCCTGCGTCTCGCTGTGGCGCAGACCACTCATGCAGACGATCCCCGTGACATCGACAAGCTCCGCCGCAGTGGTCAGGAGATTCGCCTGCTGATGCGGCAGGCGCGGCAGGCGGGGGCACGGCTCGTGCACTTTCCCGAAGGTGCGACGTCAGCGCCGAACAAGCGCATCATGTCGGAAATCGGGCCGCGAGAGATCGGGCCATCCGATTGGCGGCGGTTCGAATGGGCCGTGCTGCGTGAGGAACTGGATGCAACGCGCAGGCTGGCGCGCGAACTCGAGCTCTGGACGGTCATCGGCTCAGTACATCCGCTGACGGAACCGCATCGACCGCACAACAGCCTCTATGTTGTCTCCGACCACGGCGAATTGGTGACGCGCTATGACGAACGCCTGCTGTCCAACACCAAAATTTCCTTCATGTACACGCCGGGGTCGATTCCTGTGACCTTCGAGGTCGACGGCATCCGCTTTGGCTGCGCGCTCGGCATGGAATGCCACTATCCAGAGATTTTTAGCGAATACGAGCGGCTAGACGTCCATTGCGTGCTGTTTTCGACGACAGGCGGTTCACCGGCTACTGAACCGTCTTTCGCCGCAGAGGCGCAAGGGCATGCGGCGAGCAATAGTTACTGGGTCAGTTTCTCGATCCCCGCCCATCCCGGTCAGGCTGATCCTGCTTCTTCAGCGATCGTCGCGCCTGGCGGCCGATGGGCGGCGCAATGCCCTACGGATGGCACGGCCGCGATATCGGTCGCCGATATCGACGACAATCCCGGCGATCTTTCCCGTCCTTGGCGGCGCAAGGCGCGGAGCGGGCTCTACGAACCGCATCGCGTTGCCGGCGACCCGCGCAGCGACGGCCGGGATATGTTTTAG
- a CDS encoding VOC family protein, whose product MRLNQVTVTMPDLDAGWDFYCVLGLRPVVDARPRYARFVCPDGDSTFSLHQGESGGGGTTVYFECENLDETVGRLSEAGLHFVSGPEDKSWLWREAELLDPGSNRIILYFAGSNRVDPPWRVDQGRPEVGASAPRDPRRSPN is encoded by the coding sequence ATGCGCTTGAACCAGGTGACCGTTACGATGCCTGACCTCGATGCGGGCTGGGACTTCTACTGCGTCCTCGGTCTCAGGCCCGTCGTCGACGCCCGTCCTCGGTATGCGCGCTTCGTCTGTCCCGACGGGGACAGCACCTTCTCCCTGCATCAGGGTGAAAGCGGCGGTGGGGGAACCACAGTCTATTTCGAGTGTGAGAACCTAGACGAGACGGTCGGCCGCCTTAGTGAGGCCGGCCTTCACTTTGTGAGCGGACCCGAGGACAAGAGCTGGCTCTGGCGCGAGGCGGAGCTGCTCGACCCCGGCAGCAATCGCATCATCCTTTATTTCGCCGGATCGAACCGCGTCGATCCGCCGTGGCGAGTGGATCAAGGCAGGCCCGAAGTAGGGGCTTCGGCGCCGAGGGATCCCCGCCGCTCCCCGAATTGA
- the dapB gene encoding 4-hydroxy-tetrahydrodipicolinate reductase, translating to MNSSIKIAVAGANGRMGRAILPLLAADPTFAFVGGIGREGSAGAGLIDRSDAIAEADVILDFTTASAAAELAGLCASAGGPALVIGATGFEPDDLDRIAVAARTIPILRSGNFSIGLNMLVGLVAQAARALPAHGWDIEILEAHHNRKIDAPSGTALMLGEAAAEGRGVSLASVERRGRDGITGERPPGEIGFAVLRAGGLVGEHSVLFAAAEEVITLSHSALDRGMFARGALAAARWVAGRAPGEYGMRDVLGLE from the coding sequence GTGAACTCATCAATCAAAATAGCCGTCGCTGGTGCGAACGGCCGCATGGGTCGTGCCATCCTGCCGCTGCTGGCAGCCGATCCGACTTTTGCGTTCGTCGGCGGCATCGGTCGTGAGGGCTCTGCAGGCGCCGGGCTGATCGACCGATCGGATGCGATCGCGGAGGCCGATGTGATCCTGGATTTCACGACGGCAAGCGCTGCCGCCGAACTTGCCGGCTTGTGTGCATCAGCCGGCGGTCCGGCGCTGGTGATCGGAGCGACGGGTTTCGAGCCGGATGACCTCGACCGGATCGCAGTGGCTGCCCGGACGATTCCGATCCTGCGCTCTGGTAATTTCTCCATCGGTTTGAACATGCTGGTCGGTCTCGTCGCTCAGGCAGCCCGCGCCCTTCCCGCGCATGGCTGGGATATCGAAATCCTCGAGGCCCACCACAACAGGAAGATCGACGCGCCGTCCGGCACGGCACTGATGCTCGGCGAAGCGGCCGCCGAGGGCCGCGGCGTTTCCCTGGCATCCGTCGAGCGGCGCGGGCGCGACGGCATCACCGGCGAGCGGCCGCCCGGCGAGATCGGCTTCGCCGTCTTGCGCGCCGGCGGGCTGGTAGGAGAACACAGCGTGCTGTTTGCCGCCGCCGAGGAAGTCATAACACTTTCGCATTCGGCTCTCGATCGCGGCATGTTTGCCCGCGGCGCGCTTGCCGCCGCCCGCTGGGTCGCAGGACGCGCGCCCGGCGAATACGGCATGCGGGATGTCCTGGGTCTGGAGTGA
- a CDS encoding ornithine cyclodeaminase family protein has product MTKILRDEDLAGSALMGVAMDALETAFLARAGNRLVSPPRHHVSFPDQGDLVFTVGGILGDKPLAGFRVYETFGGTEHSQIVAVWSADDARLKGIVLGERLGNLRTGAIGGLAIRHLSAPDARIVGILGSGAQARTQLAAAAAVRKLDRARVYSRDEKNRAAFAAEMQHALGLEVDPVGNACEAVDDADIVICATTSQTPVVHARDLKPGVHVNTVGPKTLRGYELGLDVADAAAVIATDSPEQAHAYASPFFLAGSGNEDRLADLADIIAGRTAGRGSLGETTLFCSVGLAGTEVVVASAILDRLGVSV; this is encoded by the coding sequence GTGACGAAGATTCTGAGAGACGAGGATCTGGCCGGCAGTGCGTTGATGGGCGTGGCGATGGATGCGCTCGAGACCGCTTTTCTCGCGAGAGCCGGCAATCGGCTGGTCTCTCCGCCCCGGCATCATGTGTCCTTTCCCGATCAAGGCGATCTCGTCTTCACCGTCGGCGGTATCCTTGGCGACAAACCGCTCGCGGGCTTTCGGGTCTATGAGACATTCGGCGGGACGGAGCATTCGCAAATCGTCGCGGTGTGGTCGGCCGACGATGCCAGGCTCAAGGGCATCGTCCTCGGAGAACGCCTCGGCAACCTCAGGACCGGCGCCATCGGAGGTCTCGCCATCCGCCATCTCAGCGCGCCTGATGCCAGGATCGTTGGGATCCTCGGCAGCGGCGCGCAAGCGCGAACTCAGCTTGCCGCAGCCGCCGCCGTTCGAAAACTGGACCGTGCCCGCGTCTATAGCCGCGACGAGAAAAATCGCGCCGCCTTCGCGGCCGAAATGCAGCACGCCCTGGGGCTGGAGGTGGACCCTGTCGGTAACGCTTGCGAAGCCGTCGATGACGCCGACATCGTCATCTGCGCGACGACGAGCCAAACGCCCGTCGTCCATGCGCGGGATCTGAAGCCCGGCGTGCATGTCAACACCGTCGGCCCGAAAACGCTTCGGGGATACGAGCTCGGCCTGGATGTCGCTGATGCCGCAGCGGTAATCGCGACGGATTCTCCCGAACAGGCCCACGCCTACGCTTCGCCCTTTTTCCTCGCCGGCTCCGGCAACGAAGATCGTTTGGCCGACCTTGCCGACATCATTGCCGGGAGGACGGCGGGGCGAGGATCGCTTGGAGAGACGACGCTGTTTTGCTCGGTCGGCCTGGCCGGAACCGAAGTCGTCGTCGCCTCGGCAATCCTCGATAGGTTAGGGGTGTCGGTGTAG
- a CDS encoding GNAT family N-acetyltransferase: MDASGVTIRLIQADEVEAFRRIRLEALRAEPSSFASRYEDWEILPDEEWRNRLNEPVFIAFQDNEPVGIMGLLRQRSSKMAHRATIIMVYIRAHLRGTGLAGKLLEAVSDHAGDFGIRQLELFVSAENPAAIRFYQRQGFSEIGRIPGGVLEEGREIDDVIMARRLVDWA, encoded by the coding sequence ATGGATGCGAGCGGCGTGACGATCAGGCTTATCCAGGCAGACGAAGTGGAGGCTTTCCGGCGTATTCGCCTGGAAGCGCTACGCGCCGAGCCGTCCTCCTTTGCGAGCCGCTACGAAGATTGGGAGATCTTGCCCGACGAGGAGTGGCGCAATCGCCTGAACGAGCCGGTTTTCATTGCGTTTCAGGATAATGAGCCCGTCGGTATAATGGGCCTGCTGCGGCAGCGCTCGAGCAAGATGGCCCATCGCGCGACGATCATCATGGTCTATATCCGCGCCCACCTGCGCGGAACGGGTCTCGCTGGAAAGCTGCTGGAGGCGGTTTCCGATCACGCAGGCGACTTCGGCATTCGGCAACTGGAACTGTTCGTCAGCGCGGAAAACCCCGCGGCAATCCGCTTTTACCAGCGGCAGGGCTTCTCCGAGATCGGCAGGATCCCCGGCGGGGTTCTGGAGGAGGGCAGGGAGATCGACGACGTTATAATGGCTCGCCGTCTGGTCGATTGGGCCTGA
- a CDS encoding aspartate aminotransferase family protein, giving the protein MSAIASLFQEAARLAAAFRQAAPARHVPTHDYAASLAAFDEPLSAAGSDMLDVIRQLSDGAEPGLHATTGPRFFGWVIGGSHPVGVAADFLTSAWGQNAGNHTVAPAAAAVETVAARWLLDLLKLPAESSVGFVTGATVANFTCLAAARGEVLRQVGWDADANGLFGGPEITVLIGDDAHTTVFSALQFLGLGHDRVLRVRTDPVGRIDLAALTGTLDTVSGPVIAILQAGQINTGAFDDFAAIIPLLKAKGAWVHVDSAFGLWAQASVKTSHLSRGIEAADSWATDGHKWLQTPYDCGYAIVRNELAHRRAMTIAASYLPLAGEGERDPSHYVPELSRRARGFATWAMLKHLGREGVAALIDQCCASARLAADLLAREPGIAILNEVTLNQLVIRFGADLPSEEGDALTRKTIERIQADGMIFAGGAKWRGRDVLRLSVTNFQTTSDHAELAVESIITAFRSVSGNSYPR; this is encoded by the coding sequence ATGTCGGCAATCGCATCTCTGTTTCAGGAAGCCGCTCGGCTTGCGGCCGCGTTCCGGCAAGCAGCGCCCGCCCGCCATGTGCCCACTCACGACTACGCCGCCTCCCTCGCCGCTTTCGACGAGCCGCTGTCGGCCGCCGGTTCCGATATGCTCGATGTCATCCGGCAGCTCTCGGATGGCGCCGAGCCCGGCCTGCACGCGACGACCGGCCCGCGTTTTTTCGGCTGGGTCATCGGCGGCTCGCATCCGGTCGGTGTCGCGGCTGATTTCCTTACCAGCGCCTGGGGCCAGAATGCCGGAAATCATACTGTCGCTCCGGCCGCGGCCGCCGTCGAGACCGTTGCTGCAAGATGGCTTCTCGATCTCCTGAAGCTGCCGGCCGAAAGCTCGGTCGGCTTCGTGACGGGCGCGACCGTGGCGAACTTCACCTGCCTTGCCGCCGCACGCGGCGAGGTGCTGCGCCAAGTCGGCTGGGATGCCGATGCCAATGGCCTGTTCGGCGGGCCCGAGATCACCGTGCTGATCGGCGACGACGCCCACACGACGGTGTTCTCGGCGCTGCAATTCCTGGGCCTCGGCCACGATCGCGTGCTGCGCGTGCGCACAGATCCAGTGGGGCGGATCGACCTGGCCGCGCTGACAGGCACGCTCGATACGGTCTCCGGTCCCGTCATCGCCATTCTCCAGGCCGGGCAGATCAATACCGGCGCCTTCGACGACTTCGCCGCCATCATCCCCCTCTTGAAAGCGAAAGGCGCCTGGGTGCACGTTGACAGTGCTTTCGGCCTCTGGGCGCAGGCGTCAGTGAAGACCAGCCATCTCAGCCGCGGCATCGAAGCGGCCGACAGCTGGGCGACCGACGGCCATAAATGGCTGCAGACGCCCTATGATTGCGGCTATGCGATCGTCCGCAACGAGCTCGCCCATCGCCGCGCCATGACGATCGCCGCAAGCTATCTGCCGCTCGCCGGCGAAGGCGAACGCGATCCCTCCCATTACGTGCCGGAGCTTTCGAGGCGCGCGCGCGGCTTCGCCACCTGGGCGATGCTGAAACATCTCGGCCGCGAGGGTGTGGCCGCCCTCATCGACCAGTGCTGCGCCTCGGCGCGGCTGGCAGCCGATCTGCTTGCTCGCGAGCCCGGCATCGCCATTCTAAACGAGGTGACGCTGAACCAGCTCGTCATCCGCTTCGGAGCCGACCTGCCCTCCGAAGAAGGCGACGCCCTGACCCGAAAGACGATCGAAAGGATCCAGGCCGACGGCATGATCTTCGCCGGCGGCGCCAAATGGCGCGGCCGCGACGTGTTGCGCCTCTCCGTCACCAATTTCCAAACGACATCGGATCATGCAGAACTGGCGGTGGAGAGCATCATCACCGCGTTCAGGAGTGTCAGCGGCAATTCCTATCCGCGCTAA
- a CDS encoding TIGR02594 family protein produces the protein MKVILVIVLTVLAVPCEADMLGTASKYKSMHERSISFLSINPRRVSWCGAFLAFVAKRSFRQPPPNPNMAISWKNFGRPVFFRSARRGDVVVIRSGRRFHVSLFDHIDQRRQYVYLFGGNQSNRVQLSRYRASSVVAVRR, from the coding sequence ATGAAAGTTATTCTCGTCATCGTCCTCACGGTGCTTGCCGTGCCCTGTGAGGCGGACATGCTGGGCACGGCATCCAAGTACAAGAGCATGCACGAACGCTCCATTTCCTTCCTCAGCATCAATCCCCGCAGGGTTTCGTGGTGCGGGGCGTTCCTGGCCTTTGTCGCCAAGCGATCTTTCCGGCAGCCGCCGCCCAATCCTAATATGGCGATATCCTGGAAAAATTTCGGCAGGCCGGTCTTCTTCCGCTCAGCCAGGCGGGGAGACGTGGTGGTGATCCGAAGCGGCCGACGCTTCCATGTCAGCCTGTTCGATCACATCGACCAGCGCCGACAGTACGTCTACCTGTTCGGAGGCAATCAATCCAACCGGGTGCAATTGTCCAGGTATCGCGCCAGTTCGGTCGTCGCAGTGCGACGATGA
- a CDS encoding Na+/H+ antiporter — translation MEPTHLFELVIAMFLAIIALHYAAHRLGLPPSVALLTGGALLAFVPGLPAISVDPELVLVIFLPPLLMDGAWSIALSRLRRHMIGIASLAVGAVLFTCAVVAVVVHLIFPSLPWAACAALGAIVAPPDAVSARAVLERVRLPRRLQILLEGESLLNDASGLVLFRFAVAAAATGAFSAGEAVGNFFVLALGGAIVGIVIGAAWVKLIRHLGDDYLIIAATVLLGWISYLFGELLHVSGVIATVTTGLIASWHQHTVFSAATRMRGTSFWTVMIFLMEAAVFTLIGLSLRDVVERGGGFNTVIATMGLPMLAILVTLVVARFAWVFASDLVIRSCAALGFTRARPLGAGGATVLSWAGVRGVVTLALALSLPEDFPGRDFILATSFAVILGTVLVQGTTLGRVIAWARLAPETERARLTMSQAEAAMAQVQLGIVQNLAYDAEGKLIHPQLLERYQRRATAIVDYAERTEHYVPLLHAHFDVVLEAVATGRRELIRLHRAGDIDDETLDELERDLDLEELSAISAKA, via the coding sequence ATGGAACCAACCCACTTATTCGAGCTTGTTATCGCGATGTTTCTGGCGATCATCGCGCTGCACTATGCTGCCCACAGGCTCGGACTGCCGCCGTCCGTCGCGCTGCTGACCGGGGGCGCTTTGCTGGCCTTTGTGCCGGGGCTGCCGGCGATATCAGTCGATCCCGAGCTGGTGCTGGTCATCTTCCTGCCGCCGCTGCTGATGGATGGCGCCTGGTCAATTGCGTTGTCGCGGCTGCGGCGCCATATGATCGGGATCGCCTCGCTTGCCGTCGGCGCGGTACTCTTCACCTGCGCCGTCGTGGCTGTTGTCGTCCATCTTATCTTTCCATCACTTCCCTGGGCCGCCTGCGCGGCATTGGGCGCGATCGTTGCGCCGCCGGACGCGGTTTCAGCGCGCGCCGTGCTGGAGCGCGTAAGATTGCCAAGGCGCCTTCAGATTCTGCTGGAAGGCGAGAGCCTGCTCAACGATGCGAGCGGCTTGGTTCTCTTCCGTTTTGCCGTTGCCGCCGCCGCAACGGGAGCCTTCAGCGCGGGGGAGGCGGTTGGTAACTTCTTCGTGCTGGCGCTCGGCGGCGCCATCGTCGGCATCGTGATCGGAGCGGCGTGGGTCAAACTTATCCGGCATCTCGGCGACGACTATCTTATCATCGCCGCCACCGTGTTGCTCGGCTGGATTTCCTATCTGTTTGGCGAACTGCTGCATGTTTCCGGCGTCATCGCCACCGTTACCACGGGCCTGATCGCTTCCTGGCACCAGCACACTGTATTTTCAGCGGCGACGCGCATGCGAGGCACCTCGTTCTGGACGGTGATGATCTTCCTTATGGAGGCGGCGGTCTTCACACTGATCGGGCTGTCGCTCCGGGATGTCGTCGAACGCGGCGGCGGCTTTAACACTGTGATCGCGACGATGGGACTGCCGATGCTGGCGATCCTCGTGACACTCGTGGTCGCGCGTTTCGCCTGGGTCTTCGCCTCCGATCTCGTCATCAGGTCGTGTGCAGCGCTCGGGTTCACGCGTGCCCGGCCGCTCGGAGCAGGCGGGGCGACCGTTCTGAGCTGGGCAGGCGTGCGCGGGGTGGTCACGCTCGCTTTGGCGCTGAGCCTGCCCGAGGATTTCCCGGGCCGTGACTTCATCCTCGCCACGTCCTTCGCCGTCATTCTCGGAACCGTGCTGGTGCAGGGCACGACATTGGGGCGGGTGATTGCTTGGGCGCGGCTGGCGCCGGAGACGGAAAGAGCGCGCCTGACAATGAGCCAGGCCGAAGCCGCCATGGCACAGGTGCAGCTCGGGATCGTCCAAAACCTGGCATATGACGCAGAGGGAAAGCTCATCCACCCTCAATTGCTGGAGCGCTATCAGCGCAGGGCGACAGCCATCGTCGACTACGCCGAGAGAACCGAGCATTACGTGCCGCTGCTCCATGCTCATTTTGACGTCGTTCTCGAAGCGGTTGCGACAGGGCGACGGGAACTCATTCGTCTCCACCGCGCCGGCGACATCGATGACGAGACGCTGGACGAGCTGGAACGCGATCTCGATCTCGAGGAGCTGAGCGCGATCTCGGCCAAGGCCTGA
- a CDS encoding protocatechuate 3,4-dioxygenase: MKRRTLVLGGATIVASTVAAAAIWPRRHITVAARTFDWKGTDFLSGGTKSVALEKLPAPLFRSRPNCIVTTAQTLGPCHVNNIPARQDVSEGKAGLPLRLAVRIVHAADCRPVENADIEIWHTDHRGVYSGREAADMCTLGDAEAVGGLAFRGRQLTDAEGQASFLTAYPGWYKGRTPHVHCRILVEGKELLVSQIYFDDTLSDIIYGEHPDYLGRPPRDTRTEADGLIPEDAADHMFDFEKLDGGVLSATITIGLSS, translated from the coding sequence ATGAAAAGGCGAACCCTCGTGCTTGGAGGTGCGACTATTGTCGCTTCAACCGTGGCTGCGGCAGCCATCTGGCCACGGCGGCATATCACCGTTGCCGCCAGGACATTCGACTGGAAGGGAACGGATTTCCTGAGCGGCGGCACAAAGTCGGTCGCATTGGAAAAGTTGCCTGCGCCGCTCTTCCGCAGCCGTCCGAATTGCATCGTGACCACCGCCCAGACCCTTGGCCCCTGCCATGTCAACAATATTCCGGCCCGTCAGGACGTCTCGGAAGGAAAGGCGGGGCTGCCGTTGCGGCTGGCCGTGCGCATCGTCCATGCCGCCGATTGCCGCCCGGTCGAAAATGCCGATATCGAGATCTGGCATACCGATCATCGCGGCGTCTATTCCGGCCGCGAGGCGGCCGACATGTGTACGCTCGGCGACGCCGAGGCGGTCGGCGGGCTCGCCTTTCGCGGGCGCCAACTGACGGATGCTGAGGGGCAGGCAAGCTTCCTGACGGCCTATCCCGGATGGTACAAGGGCCGCACGCCGCATGTTCACTGCCGCATCCTGGTCGAAGGCAAGGAGCTTCTCGTCAGCCAAATCTATTTCGACGATACGCTGAGCGACATCATTTATGGCGAACATCCGGACTATCTTGGACGCCCTCCCCGCGATACCCGCACTGAAGCCGACGGCCTTATCCCAGAGGATGCCGCCGATCACATGTTCGATTTCGAGAAGCTCGACGGCGGCGTGCTTTCCGCCACCATCACGATCGGCCTCTCCTCCTGA
- a CDS encoding nodulation protein, producing the protein MVRNEGVAHITRQVAEQGLARLMMRLPATRATIRAAAASQPHLYELCGAYGEACAVLDRMRKDMSADPAIITEYEIICAEIEIDVTGILLGD; encoded by the coding sequence ATGGTCAGGAATGAAGGTGTAGCACACATCACCCGGCAGGTCGCCGAACAGGGGCTGGCCAGGCTGATGATGAGGCTGCCCGCGACGAGGGCAACGATCCGAGCGGCCGCGGCGAGCCAGCCCCATCTTTACGAACTGTGCGGAGCCTATGGCGAGGCCTGCGCCGTCCTCGATCGCATGCGCAAGGATATGTCGGCCGATCCGGCGATCATTACCGAATACGAGATCATCTGCGCGGAAATCGAAATCGACGTCACCGGGATCCTGCTCGGCGACTGA
- a CDS encoding right-handed parallel beta-helix repeat-containing protein, whose protein sequence is MTVYYVNSATGANSNSGTSEDTPFASFWAVENLKLQPGDSVLLAAGSVYNDQLDLKYSGTVSAPITIGSYGVGDAPVIHSPGDGIHSLYASNIVIENIKISDTGGAAIYGGSVSNWTVRNVEVDHTGLAGKAGSVTFRTGSNITIENSTINDVNGDGIWIEKINGVTLINNTVTNAHGTAADAVQMNDSSNILISGNVLDQTGAISTKGVLALIRPVNALIEDNTLVGGGFGVSAQAGTNIAIHDNDISGYGGYSWSYAIGLGDQGDTRDYDISGNYIHDGVWGVAVSAAGTTSYIREDIDIHNNVFDDLSQAALKVDRPASGAFHDNVIASDVTPYSISPAIIAANTFPVSNNTTLDEAQATLFAHDSLTAADTTHVDAAPAIVATHDSLKISADTDGAHHGNLLENDSSANGTLLLRRFGGEVVGKDGLTLTGQYGSIHVDDHGDYSYTLDTTKLAGLSGNVSETFLYKISDGVAHHFDTDTLSISIHVDGVLT, encoded by the coding sequence ATGACAGTCTATTATGTGAACTCGGCAACAGGGGCCAATAGCAACAGCGGAACGAGCGAGGACACGCCTTTTGCGTCCTTCTGGGCGGTGGAAAATCTGAAGCTACAGCCCGGCGACAGTGTGCTGCTCGCTGCCGGTAGCGTGTACAACGACCAGCTCGACCTCAAATATTCCGGCACCGTCAGCGCCCCGATCACCATCGGCAGCTACGGGGTCGGCGATGCGCCCGTCATCCACAGTCCCGGCGACGGCATTCACAGCCTCTATGCCTCCAATATCGTCATCGAGAACATCAAGATTTCGGATACCGGCGGTGCAGCCATCTATGGCGGCAGTGTTTCGAACTGGACGGTGCGCAATGTCGAGGTCGATCACACCGGCTTGGCAGGCAAGGCCGGTTCCGTCACCTTCCGAACCGGCTCGAACATCACCATCGAAAACAGCACGATCAACGACGTGAACGGCGACGGCATCTGGATCGAGAAGATCAACGGCGTCACCCTCATCAACAATACCGTCACCAACGCCCATGGAACTGCGGCAGACGCCGTGCAGATGAACGACAGCAGCAACATCCTGATCAGCGGCAATGTTCTCGACCAGACGGGTGCCATCAGCACAAAGGGCGTGCTGGCGCTCATCAGGCCTGTGAATGCCCTAATCGAGGATAACACGCTGGTTGGCGGCGGCTTCGGGGTGAGCGCTCAGGCGGGCACGAATATTGCCATCCATGACAACGACATTTCAGGATATGGCGGTTACAGCTGGTCCTACGCCATCGGTCTCGGCGACCAGGGCGATACGCGGGATTATGATATCTCGGGCAATTATATCCATGACGGCGTATGGGGCGTGGCGGTCAGCGCTGCCGGCACCACCAGTTATATTCGTGAAGATATCGATATCCATAACAACGTCTTCGACGACCTGTCGCAGGCAGCGCTGAAGGTCGACAGACCTGCATCCGGCGCCTTCCACGATAATGTCATCGCAAGCGACGTTACGCCCTACAGCATATCGCCGGCAATCATCGCGGCGAACACCTTTCCGGTCAGCAACAACACGACGCTCGACGAGGCCCAGGCGACGCTTTTCGCTCACGATAGTCTCACTGCGGCAGATACGACGCACGTGGACGCGGCCCCGGCGATTGTCGCAACCCATGACAGCCTGAAAATCTCAGCCGACACGGATGGCGCCCATCATGGCAATCTCCTTGAAAACGACAGCTCGGCCAATGGGACCCTGCTGCTTCGCCGCTTCGGGGGCGAGGTCGTCGGCAAGGATGGCCTGACGCTGACCGGCCAATACGGCAGCATCCATGTCGACGATCACGGCGACTATAGCTACACGCTCGACACGACGAAGCTTGCCGGGCTTAGCGGAAACGTGAGCGAGACTTTCCTCTATAAGATCTCCGATGGGGTCGCGCATCATTTCGACACGGATACGCTGAGCATTTCCATCCATGTGGATGGCGTGCTGACGTGA